The genome window TGAACGTTTGCGCTGCAAGATCATCTGGTCGGCAGACTGCATCCGGAGTTTAATCTCCTGATCCGCGCTGACGCTGAGACTGCCGGCCACTTCGACCCGATCGCCGACATACGGCAGGCGGCCCGCACGCTGGAGGGCTTCGGCCTGCGCCCGCCCCCCCATGACGGCGATGTCCCCGCTACCGTCGTTCAGGGTAAAAACAACTCCACCGGATTTGAATACGTAGGCGTCGCGAATGACCTCGCCGGTGATACGCACATAGGCAAAGTTCATGGCCGGATTGATTTCCGCCACCTTTACCACAGGAATATCGCGATGGATGGAATAGAAATAGAGCAGGATCAGGCCCGCCACAGCCAAGATAACCGAAGCCAATTGAAGCACCCGCACTCGAAGCGGACGTTTTACCTGCGGACCGTAAACCGGGTAATCATCACCCATCCTGTTTCTTTCCTTTAGAAGGCCCCGAAAACCACAGAGCTGAAGGTTGTAACCGGCGAGGTTTCACGCATGTCATCAATCGCGGCGCGCAGCTCTTCGAACAGCTTCTGCGCTTCGACATACATCTGATCGTCTTCCATCAGCTTGCCGAGAGTCCCCTCACCGGACCTGATTTTCTCTGTAATTTCGCGAATATTTGCAGCGGCACTGGAAACGTCGGCATACAGTGCGTCATCTTCGGACAGAAGTCTGCCCAGCGTTCCTTTTCCATTCACTAGACGTTCGCTGACATCGCTCAAATTGGCAACCGTCTTCTGAACGTCGTTATAAATTGTCTCGTCCTGAATCAGCTTTCCGATGGTTCCCTCTCCATTCGAGAGTTTGGCACTGATGACATTCAGGTTATCCACCATCGTTTTCAGTGATTTATACATTTCATCATCTGAAAGAAGACGACCCAAGGTACCTTCTCCAGCGGTCACTTTCCGGGTCATTGCCTTAAACTCACCGACGGCATCACCCAGCTCCTGCAGAATATCAATGGGTTCATCCCCCATAATGGTCGTACTGGGAGGAAGTGCCGGAGCTCCCAGCGGTCCTTCATAGAGTTTCAGCAGTTTACCACCCAGCATAGACGATGCCACCACTTCCACTTTATAACCCTCTCGGAATTCCACCGGAACTTCGAGATCGCTTTCGACGATCACGTGATTGTTCTCCAGATAAGTGGCTTTGACAATCCCCACCTTGGTGCCGCGCAGAAACACATTGTCGCCTTCGCGCAACCCACCGACCTCTGAGAAGATGACCCTAACTGGATATTTTTTCTGCAGAAAGTTCTGTCGGCTGAGCACGATGGTGAAAACTCCCAGAGCAATCAGGATTACAAACATAAACATCCCGACAAGGACTTCAATACTCAGGTCTTTTTTGTATTTATCAGGCATGATTCTTCATTCCTTTCTCCCATTCCCCTCGACGGGTGATGTACTGGGACTCGAGGAACCGCTGAACGGTCTCATTTTTTGATTCTATAAATTCTTCAGGGGTAGCGTTTTCAACTATTCTTCCACCGTCAATCATCATAATACGCGTGCCGATGGCCAGAGCGCTGTGCAGATCGTGCGTCACCACCACACTGGTAATGCCCAGTTCATTGCGAAGGTTTTCGATCAGTCCGTCAATCAGGCGCGATGTGACCGGATCGAGGCCGGATGTCGGCTCGTCGTAAAGAATAATCTCCGGATTCATTACGATGGCCCGCGCCAGCCCAACTCTTTTCTGCATTCCGCCGGACAGGTCGGAAGGATATTTATCAACCGCTTCCTGCATATTCAGCAGACTCAGTTTTTCGAGGACGGTTTTTTCGATTTCCTCTTCGCTCATTTTGGTGTGCTCACGCAAAGGCAAAGCGACATTCTCAAACACCGTTAACCACTGCAGCAGCGCCGCGCCTTGGAAAAGCACACCAAACCGGCCGCGAATCCGCGCCAGCTCCGGCCCGCTGGCGGAACTGATTACATCGTCGCCGATGCGCACAGTTCCGCTGTCCGGAACCAACAGCTGCACCATGTGCTTCAGCGTCACACTTTTTCCTGCGCCCGACAGACCGACCACAACAAACGTCTCCCCCTTCGGAACCTCAAAAGAGACTCCGTCGAGGACAGTCTTTCTGCCCAGCTTTTTCGTTACATTTTCGAACTTGATCATATGTAAAACAGCCGTGTAATCATGTAGCCGACAATCAGGATCAGCAGAAAAGAGATAATCACAGTGCGGCGGGTGGCCCGTCCCACCCCAACGGCCCCTTCGGAAGTCGTCAGCCCCTGATGACACGCGACCGTAGCGATAATGACTCCGAAGACCAACGCCTTAAGCAGGCCGACATACAAATCCTTATTCTCGGCATAGCGGGTGGCGTTGTCGAGATAAGCCTGAAATGCCACACCGAGCTGAGTGGAACCGACAACACCGCCGCCAAAAATCCCGATCAGATTGGTATAAATCGTCAGAATCGGCATCATCACCGCCAAAGCAACCAGCCGCGGCATCACCAGAAAACGATGGGGGTCAATCGACATCACCTCAAGCGCGGCGATTTCTTCCGAGACAGTCATCGTCCCAAGCTGAGCGGCAATTGCGGACCCGACACTGGCTGCAATAATCAGGCCGGTCATAAACGGTCCCATTTCGCGAATCATCGAAACCGCCACCGCAGAACCGATGAATTCCTCCTGCCCATAGCGGCGCAGCTCCAGGCCGGTCTGCAACGCCAGGATCATTCCCGTGAACATGGCCACCACCGTAATTACCCCCAGGCTCTTAATTCCGGTGATATACAGCTGCATGGATGTCTCATACCGGGCGCGCGGGCGCCAAAGGGTCCGGATATAAAGCGTGGAAGAAGCCAGCATAATCAGGGCCTGCCCCATCTCGTGACAGGCCATCAGAATAATCCGACCCAGCCGCCGGAACGACCGGATCGGAAGATCCAGATAACTCATTCGCTCCCGATGTTCTGACGCTGTAACCTTCATTATTTTCCTAAACTAAACCAAAAGATTTTCATTTTTTTCGAATCGCCGTCCTTTTTATACCCGAGTAAACCTTTCAGTAAAGCCCATTCGGATCGCTCCGCTTCCGGTTCTTTTTCGCTGTTCCAGATGAACCATAACATGTCTTTTTTGACCAGCCCGTCATCATTCGTTTGTTTATAAAGCGTCCAAAGCGGCGACCAGTTTCGTTCGATCGGAGCAGAGTCCAGCGGCCACAGCTCCAGCATCCGAAATCGCGATTGATCGCCCGCCCGCTTCCAGCTCATCAACGGCCAGATTTTCCATCCCGTGGAAACTTCGTCCCACTCCTCTTCCGGCACCTCCGGCTCCGGCAGCTTTTTGGACTGCCAATAGAAAAACGGCAGCGCCAGTTTGCGGTTCACCTGCAGATGTTCCTGCCGGGTGTTTTCCGACCACAGGAGAGGCCAGAGCGCAAAACGACGGTCAATTCGTCCGCCCGCCTCCAGTTTGCGGCCCCACAACGGCCAGACAAACAACTTATCGAGCTGCTCACTTTTCACTTTCTGAATGAACGGCCACGGACACAGAAGGCGGTCTTCGCGCTCTCCATCCGTGAAACGGAAAAACGGCGGAATCACCCACCAGGTGCTTTCTTTATCCAGTTTACTGCGCCCGAGAATTGGAAAGAGAATCCACGACTTTCCGGAGTCCCCGGGATAAAAATATTCTGCCGATGTCCAGAACGGCCACAGGACAAATTTTTTCTCATACTGATTCTCGAGCACCGTTTTTCCAACGATTGGAAAAACCCGATCGCGCTGAATGCCGTCGCCGCGTGTGTGCGAATAGATGGGCCACAGAACACTGGTGGTTTTCACCTCATTGATCTGCGATTTCCCGAACATTGGAAAAAGCACAAACATGATTTTGTCGCGCCCGAGGAACTCGTGAATGGTTCCGCCCAGAGGGAACAGCGCGAAATAATTTTCGCCGTTGACATCCCGACCCTGAAAATAGATTGGCAGCAGCCAGTTGCGATCGCGCGGCAATTCCGAATCGGTCGCAAAATTATGCGTCCACCAAAAAAGAAACGCCCGGGAAGATTCTTCATTTTTGAACGATTTGCGCAAATAAAGCGGCCAGAGATAGTCCTGAATGGTTCCTTCCTCCAGCTCCGTTTTGGAATAGAATGGACGCACTGCAAAAAACGAACCTTCTTCTGTCTGAAGGCGATCGTAAAACGGATACAAATCAGCAACCGCGGTGAAGCAGAACAGCACTCCCATCAATCCTATCAAATGACCTTTTCGAAACATAACCAGTCGACGCTACCAGAAGCCTTTCTCTGGTGAAAACCCTTTTGCACATTCTCGCGTCGAAAATGCAGAATCTCTTCTTTGAGGTCACTGCCCAAAACCAGGCCCCATTCTCCTTACAACCGTTTTCAATCTGAAAAAATCACATCAGGACACGCAATGAAAACAAACCCTGCCCTTCTACTGTCTTGGATGACCGGTCTGATCTGCCCCGAGAATACACCGGAATGTTTAAAATAAACATTCCAGCAGAACATAGCCCTGTCTTCTTTGCCCTGATTTATCCAAAAAGCGAGCTGTTCCATCCCCATTGACTGGCGGGAACTTCAGTAAAATTCAGATAAACACGATCCATTGAGATTCCAAGCGTCCCGTTAAGCAGCCTGCAGATGTTCTCAGAAAGAGCCGCATTTACCTCATGGCTGAGTCCGCCGATACTTTTGACCTCCACAAAAGCGGCATCTCCTGAAGAACCGGACATCATCAAATTCGCGGTCGTTGCACTAACCATGACATAGCTCTCCGGCTTACCAATGGTTTCCGCCAGAATCATTGAAAGAGCGGCCAGCATATCGGATGGAATTTCTGTGGGGGTTTGAATTTTAAGAAGCGGCATATTTTCCTCCTCGTTTTAAATGCCCGAACAATACACCCTGTTCCGGAGTTGAAAAAACCGGAATCAGTGAGAAACTCATCTGAAAAGGAACAGATTATGAAAAAACCGGTTGTGGTTTATATTGCAGGAGAACGACAGCACGCAGGAAAAACCGTGTCCAGCCTCGGAATCATTTCCGCGCTGTGCAAAGTGGTTGCCCCGAAAGATATCGGATACTTCAAACCCGTCGGACAGGAAATGGTCACGCTGCCGTCCGGAGAGCGCATCGACAAAGACGTTCGCATTGTTCAGGAATTCACCGAACTGGACATGCCGAACCTGGGACTGCTCTCCCCGGTTCGAGTCGGCGACGGTGTTACGCGCGACTATCTGGCCTGCGATCACCCCGGAAAACGCACCGAAGCCTACGAAAAAGCGATCGTACAAACCATGGAGCATCTGTCGAACAAACGGCTGATTATTGCAGAAGGGACCGGTCATCCCGGCGTCGGCGCGGTTGTCGGACTCTCGAATGCCCGCGTTTCCAACCTGCTTCATGCCAAAATCCTCTACCTGGTCGGCGGCGGCATCGGCAAACCGCTCGACGAACTGGAAGTCGACCTCTCCTATTTTTCCCACAAAAAAAGCCGCGTCGCCGGAATTCTGTTCAACAAAGTTCTGCCCAACAAAACAGATATGATGAAATCTGTACTTTCAGAACCGGCCATCAACCGGATCTTCCCGGAGTGGGACCCGTCATTGAAAATTTTCGGCTACATGCCGCAGGTCCAATATCTCAACAACCCGTCCATGCAGCTGGTCAGCGGAAGTTTTAAAACCTGCCAACGGATGAATGAACAAAACATTGAGCGCTGGCAGAAGCCCTGCCGACAGGTCAACGTCGTTTCCCAGGGCAGCGAATCATTCATTGCCAAAGAGCATCTGAAAGCCCGCGACATCGCTGTACTCGGCGCCGGATCCCATTGCCGCCTGCAGCGCATCATCGATTTCGACCGAGCTCTTGAGGGAGACAATCTCGGAGGCATCATCCTCAACTGCGCCAATGACAACATGCCGGATGAAAAAGCCCTTGCGATGGTACGAGAAAGCGGCATCCCGACACTGATCGTTCCGGACGACGCCGGAGCCGTCGACCAGACATGCTACAAATGCTTTGTCAACACCAAGCTGCAGCTCTACGACCGCCAGAAACATGAAGCCATCGAACAGCTCTTCGCCGAACACTTTGACGCCGAGCGCTTCGTTCGAACGATCGGACTGTAAGACAGAAAAGCCGTGAGTTTCGTCGCACTGATCATTACCTTCACACCATGAGAATTCACGTTATTGGAATCGGCGGGTGCGGAATGAACGGCGTCGCACAGCTCGCGGCGCACGCCGGATATCGCGTAAGCGGCTCGGACCGCGCAACCGGCCTCGACATTTTCCAAACATTGGAAAAACAGGGAATCGACATTGTTCCGCAGGACGGCTCCGGCATTCTGAAAGACACCGATTTTGTCGTCTACAGCACCGCCATCGAACAGGGAAACCCTGACCTTGAGAAGGCCCAGTCATTGGGCATCCCTCTTTTGCATCGCTCCGAAATGCTGGCCAAGCTGTGCAAAGGCAACGAGGTCATCGCCATCGCCGGAACGGCCGGAAAATCGACCGTTACCGGACTGCTCGGCCATATTTTCCAATGCATGGAAAAAGATCCGACCGTCTACTGCGGCGCAGCAATCAACAACTTCGGCTCGTCGGTTCGCTTCGGCTCTAAAGGCGGTCCATGGATCATCGAAGTCGACGAAAGCGACAAGTCGTTCCTCCATTTTTACCCGGCGCACGCAATCATCACCAACATTGCCGAAGACCATTTTGAACTTCCCGAACTCCGAAAGCTGTTCACCCAGTTTGAAGAACAGGTTGCCGGAACCCTCATCAAACAGCCGGAACGGTTCGAGTGCCCTTCTCCGCTGATCGGCAGGCACAACATTGAAAATGTGAACAATGCGCTGACGCTTTGCAAAGCGCTCGGGCTCGATATGCAGAAATGTATTGAAGCAATTGCTTCCTTCAAAGGAATTGAGCGACGACTGGAGCGGCACGGCGACTACGTGATCGACGACTTCGCGCACAGTCCGATCAAGATTGAAGCCGCACTCGAAGCTGTCTCCGAAGTCTGGCCTTCGTTCAACGCCGTCTGGCGTCCGCACGGCTTCACCCCTCTGTTCCAGGGACTCAACGGATTCACTGCAGCATTCGCCACTGAAAAGGCGCAACGTGCTTTCATTCTGCCGGTTTATTATGCCGGGGGGACTGTGAACAAAAAAATCACGTCGGAACAGTTTGTTGAGAAGCTTCAAGCCGCCGGCGTGCCGGCGGAATTTGTTCCGGATTTCCAATGTCTGGAAAAACGTCTGCTCGAAGACGGCCGGCCGGTTCTCCTCATGGGCGCGCGCGATCCCGAGCTGCCGAGGGTTGCCCGGCAGCTCGCGAAAAAGCTTTAATCGCCGTCGTACTCGACTTCGAGGCGGTAGAAGACGGACGGCTGATCCGCATGCAGATAGTCGGGCAGCCAAAGCGGCATCGGGAAGATTGAATAGTACTCGACCAGCACGTTGTTGATTCCTTCTGTCAGGTTGGTTCCGTAATACAGGGTGTATGTGCGGTCCGCCTGCGCCATCCACGACAGCGAATTGGTTCCCGGCTGCATTTCCAGATTGAGCCGCAGCACTGAGTTGGAGTTGAACGGTTGCGTTCCGGCAACATACTCCTGCCAGGTCTGAGCACCGTCACCGTCCGGGTCTTCGGCCGCCACTGCGTCGTAGTTGTTGGTGAATCCATATTGCCCGAGCCACCAGTGCGGCACGCCACTGGCGGTGCGGCCCAGAACAAACCGTGCGTAGAGTTCAACGGGCCGTGTGAGTTGAATGGTCAGAGGATTATTCGCGACCGAGGTGTTCTCGCCAGCCCACTCATCAAACACGTAATACAGGTCGGGCGTGGCTGTTGCGGACAACATACTGTTGGCAGCATACCAGCCATTGCTGAAAGCAACGGTTCCGTTTGTCCCCGCATATAAATCGGCCCGGTAAAACAGGTCGTGCGAGACGCGAACAATCCAGTTGTTGGTCATAGAAAGATCCAGCGACTCGTTTGTACTCAAACTCCGCGCCCAGCTGTTGTCCGTGGACCACGCCGAAAACTGATACTGAGTGGTACCCACCGTAAACGGATCGTCCGCCAAAGAAACCGCTACAAAATCTTCCGGCGAATAAATATGTACTCCCGCAGCCGGATCGGTCGCCCCGTCAACGGCCTGCACGATCAGGCGGGTTTCATTGGTTCCACTGCGGGATGCTTCGGCTGTATTTCCGTATGCACCCATGTTGACGCGGCTTACCGTCGGTTCACGGGAAGCATCGGAGAGCGGATTGCCGAAATCGATGCACGGACTGTCTTCAGAGTCCACAACCCATCCGCCGGCAGCAAAGCGTCCGTAAGTGCTTCGCAGATGGTAGTCCCCCGCATCAAAATCAGCGAACAGCGGGTCAATATCCATGTTCCCAATGCCGGAAGGAAGCGGCGTTGTACAGCTGTAGCGCATGTTCATCGGCACCCACTCATACCAGTTGTCGCCACCGAGAGCGGCGTTGTTTGAAAGCACGATGCAGTTTTCGACCAACGCAACATCACCGATATCCACGCCGCCGCCATAGCCGCCGGCGTAGTTGTTCACAAACGTGCAGTTGCGAATCGTTCCGCCCCACACCTCGACACCACCGGCATCCAATCCGGACTGGTTGCCATCAATAATCGAGTTCTCAACAAGTCCGCCCCGCGTCAGGAGCCCGCCACCGTAATAGTAGCAGAGGTTGTTTTCGATCCGGCAATCCTTCACCAGGCCGTCATACAGATACACTCCGCCTGCAAGATAGTACGAAAAGTTATTCCGCACCCAGCAGTTTGAAAGTGTGCCGCCGGCAACCGTCACCCCGCCGGCGGCAATGTCAACCGGTGACAAGCCGCCCTGTATGGTGACCCCGGAAACAGTGCCGGCATAAAGAATGATCCCCGGATAATTCTGAGCTGTGAAATCCAGAATGGTTGACCCCGGCCCATTTAAGGAAGTCAGCGTAATGTCATCGTCAAAGGACATCAGCTGTACCTCATACGAACCGTCATCGACTCGAATCTCCCTTCCCGGAAGCGCAGCATTGAATGCCTGATTCAAATTGGTGTACGCTCGCTCGAGTGAATCATACGGCCAGGTCTGCGAACCGGATGTAGACACATACAGCACCGGGCTGTTAACGCCGAACTGATTCGTCGGGCTTGTGATCAGCTCCAGGTCCAGCAAGGCATAGGCATAATAATCAACCACAGCTCCCACCGAAGACGGTTGAATCTGCGTGGAATACACCAGATTCTCTCCATTGGTTGCAATGAAGCTCATAGCCTGATACTTCCATGCGCCATCGTCTTCCCGCCAGCTCATTCCAACACCTGCCAGCGCCTTCCCGCCGGTCGTCAGGCTGGCAAACAAATCCACGGGTTCCTCTGCCCCGACGACAATAGTCGGCTCATGCCAAACGGACGTCACTTCAAACGTATTTCCCGCATCACCGCTGAACGAGGAAAAGAGCGCATACGACTGAGGCCCTTCCGGAACGCTGTAGCCAGAGACCACCATGGTCCAAAGGCCGGTTTCGCAAACTGCCAGATCCACCTGTTCCACATTATTGGTATGGTCCGCACTGACCAATCCGTTGGGCCGATTCGTCACGCCGGACGGCGAGATCAATATCAGGTCGAGGTCGTTTACCAGCTGGAGCGACGAAAGCAGTGAAGCCGGCGGATCGCTCCACACCAGCGTCGTGCTGAGTCCATTGGTCCCGGTCACATTCAGTTCAAAGATATGCTTTTCGGAAGTCTGCAGGCGGTTGCGATCCCAAAACACATTTTCTTTCCCTTCCGGGAAAAAGGTATTTCCGGCATTCACCTGCCCCCAGCCCTCAACATTGTTTCCGGTCGTATTCGGAATTTCCAAAAAATCGTTGGTTCCGTACTGACCGGGATAAAGGGACACTGCGCCATTAATCAGAGCCGCCTTCAGCAGCGCGGCACTCGGATTGGGAACACTGTGGTATTCCTCAAAATACTGCCGCGCCAGCGCCGCCACACCTGAAACCAGCGGGCCCGACATACTGGTCCCGCCGCTGAATTTATAATACTCTCCAGCCTCCCCACTCAGAAGTCCCCATCCATCAGAAGCCCCGTCCCGGGCCCGGCAGGAAATAATATCAGTTCCTGGAGCGACGACATCCGGTTTAATGCGGCCGTCCGCGCAGGGCCCTCGGCTCGAAAACGCAGCCATGCCCTGATGCACTCCATCGTCAGACGTGGAAATTAAATCGTCACGAATCGGCGGCTCCGAATACTGCACAGGCCTTACCCCTCCCCATGACTTACTGGAATATCCGCCGCTTCCGGCAGGCCGATCCGACTCCGCCGCGCCGACCGTCAGGCAGTTTTTAGCCGTTCCGGGGACTCCGAGGGACTGCCAGTCAATCACGCCATCGCCATTGGCATCCTCTCCAGCGTTTCCGGCAGAAAAGACAATCAGCATATCGTCGTTCTGCCACATAAAATCGTCCACATCGCGAGATTGGGATGTGTATGCTCCGGCGGCATCAGCGCCCCAGCTGTTATGATGAATCCGGGCGCCGTTGGTATAAGCCTCTTCAAACAGGATTCCCAGCGGGCTGGGGCCATAGATCGCCGCAGTCCCGCTGTTGTCTCCCAGTGCCTGCATTACCAGCTCAGATTCATAAGCCACTCCGCGATATAGTCCGTTGCTGAATGCCGAACCATCTCCCAATACCGAACCGGCAACATGGGTTCCATGCCCGTTGTAATCTTTCCAATTATCCCCGTAAAGATAACTGGATGCATACCGAATACGTCCGGAAAAATCCGGATGGATTGTCTCCAGATTTCCCAAATCAAGCCCGGTATCTCCAACCGCAACCACCTGCCCGGCTCCGGTCAACCCATGCGTCTCCCAAACGGTCTTCACATTCATCCGCGGCGCTTCAACGGCAACATTATTGAAGACCTCCATTTGAATAAACGGCTCAATCCACTCCACCTCGGCCAGTTCAGCCAGCGCAGCTACAGAATCCGCGGAAAGCGTCGCCCGAATTGATGCGCGAGTGGTGCTTTTCCCTGAGTCCACAACCGTCCCCTGCTGCTGTTCAATCCACCATTCAACACGCGGAAGAAAGCCCGGTTTCAATAAAGAAATCACGACCTCCAGCTCGGGCTGGGTCATATCGAGGGCTGCACTCACTTTGTATTCCGGAAAACAGGATCCCACCCATTCAACACCGCTCAGAGTTTGCGGCAAATCAGACTTTGCAGAATCAATCAGCACCAGGAATGCATGGTCCGGCACATAGCCGACAATCTCGCCCCCCAGAGCCTGCAGCTGTTTTTGATCGTCCCCGCTCGGTGTTGCGCGAAACTGCACCAGCTGACAGATTTTACCATCCAGAGTCTCCTGCTGAACTGCTGCCGGCAGAGCCAAACTCATTGTCTTCACAGGTAAAGACGACGTATCGACCGCACCGTTTTTCAGTCTCAACGTTCCTGCGCGTCCCTGTCCGGCAATCGCCAGACAAACCATTCCTATCCATATATGCTTCATAAAAACTCCCAAACTCTCCGGCACACAAAGAAAATCACAGCCGTAGAAAATCTGACCCTACTCTCACACTTGACAGCGCACAACGAAAGATTCTCATTTTTGCAAATTTTACCGTCAGACTTGCGTCGACGGCTCGCAAGTAATAGATTACCGCCCTTTTGAACCGGAGAAATTTGAAAATGATAAAAGCTGCAGATTTGAAAAGATCATCCGTCATCGAGATTGACGGCGTACCGCATACCGTTGAAAACATTCAGCTGAGCACACCAACTGCACGCGGAGGCAACACCATTTATCGCGTCCGTTTCCGTAACGTAACCACCAAAGCCAAGGTGGATAAAAGCTACAAAGGCGGTGACGCTCTTCAGGAAGCTTCTTTCGATACCACGCAGGTGCAGTACCTTTATAAGGAAGGTGACCGCTACACCTTCATGGATCTCGAATCCTACGAACAGTTTGAATTGCTCGAGAGCGATATTGAAGACGCACTTCCCTTCCTCATCGAAGACATGGAAGGCATTACCGCGCTGATTTCTGACGGCAAAGTGCTGACCATTCGCATGCCCGCCACACTGGAAATGGAAATCATCGAATGTCCGCCGTCCATGAAAGGCGCCTCGGCCACATCGCGCACCAAACCTGCCACTCTCGCCACCGGTCTGATCGTCCAGGTTCCGGAGTACATCGCCCCCGGCGAAATCATCAAAGTCGATACCGAAGAGCGCCGCTTCCTTTCGAGGGCATGACAGTCAGTTATCCGAAAATTGTTATTTGTTACCAGAAAAGGAGAGTGTTATCAGAAAATATGAGATATCAGTGAATGACTGATAACTCTGAACCCATAACGATAACCAACGTCTCATGTTTAAGATCTACAACACCCTGTCCCGTCAGCTCGAAGAGCTGGTTCCGCTCAAAGACAACCACGTCCGTCTCTACACCTGCGGGCCGACGGTCTATAACTACGCACATATCGGCAACTACCGGGCCTACATGTTTGAAGATCTTCTGCGCCGCTGGATCCAGTATAAGGGAATGGGAATCACGCAGGTCCAGAACCTCACCGACGTGGATGACAAAACGATCCGCGGTTCGCGCGAAACCGGAAAGCCCCTGCGCGAATACACGCAGACCTATAAGGATGCTTTCTTCGAAGACCTCAAAACGCTCAACATCCAGCCCGCCGAGCACTATCCCGCCGCCACCGACTGCATCCCGGAAATGATCGAACTGATCGAAAAACTTTTCGAAAAAGGCCTCGCCTACAAATCCGACGACGGTTCGGTCTACTTCCCCATCGATAAGTTTCCGGAATATGGAAAACTCGCCCGCCTCGATCGCGAAGGCATGCGCTCCGGCGCCCGCGTGGACCAGGACGAATACGACAAAGACAACGCCGCCGACTTCGCCCTCTGGAAAGGCTACGTCGAAGAAGACGGCGACGTCGTCTGGGATTCACCCTGGGGCAAAGGCCGCCCCGGCTGGCACATCGAATGTTCCGCCATGAGCCAGAAATACCTCGGCAAAACCTTCGACCTGCACTGCGGCGGCGTCGATAACATTTTCCCGCACCACGAAGACGAAATCGCCCAGAGCGAAGGCGCCAACGGCTGCCTCTATTCCAAATACTGGATGCACAACGCCCACCTGCAGGTCGAAGGCAAAAAAATGTCCAAGTCCGAAGGCAACTTCTTCACTCTGCGCGAAATCCTCGACAAAGGCTACTCCGGCCGCGAAATCCGCTA of Tichowtungia aerotolerans contains these proteins:
- a CDS encoding MlaD family protein, whose product is MPDKYKKDLSIEVLVGMFMFVILIALGVFTIVLSRQNFLQKKYPVRVIFSEVGGLREGDNVFLRGTKVGIVKATYLENNHVIVESDLEVPVEFREGYKVEVVASSMLGGKLLKLYEGPLGAPALPPSTTIMGDEPIDILQELGDAVGEFKAMTRKVTAGEGTLGRLLSDDEMYKSLKTMVDNLNVISAKLSNGEGTIGKLIQDETIYNDVQKTVANLSDVSERLVNGKGTLGRLLSEDDALYADVSSAAANIREITEKIRSGEGTLGKLMEDDQMYVEAQKLFEELRAAIDDMRETSPVTTFSSVVFGAF
- a CDS encoding ABC transporter ATP-binding protein, with product MIKFENVTKKLGRKTVLDGVSFEVPKGETFVVVGLSGAGKSVTLKHMVQLLVPDSGTVRIGDDVISSASGPELARIRGRFGVLFQGAALLQWLTVFENVALPLREHTKMSEEEIEKTVLEKLSLLNMQEAVDKYPSDLSGGMQKRVGLARAIVMNPEIILYDEPTSGLDPVTSRLIDGLIENLRNELGITSVVVTHDLHSALAIGTRIMMIDGGRIVENATPEEFIESKNETVQRFLESQYITRRGEWEKGMKNHA
- a CDS encoding MlaE family ABC transporter permease, translated to MKVTASEHRERMSYLDLPIRSFRRLGRIILMACHEMGQALIMLASSTLYIRTLWRPRARYETSMQLYITGIKSLGVITVVAMFTGMILALQTGLELRRYGQEEFIGSAVAVSMIREMGPFMTGLIIAASVGSAIAAQLGTMTVSEEIAALEVMSIDPHRFLVMPRLVALAVMMPILTIYTNLIGIFGGGVVGSTQLGVAFQAYLDNATRYAENKDLYVGLLKALVFGVIIATVACHQGLTTSEGAVGVGRATRRTVIISFLLILIVGYMITRLFYI
- a CDS encoding phenylpyruvate tautomerase MIF-related protein, yielding MPLLKIQTPTEIPSDMLAALSMILAETIGKPESYVMVSATTANLMMSGSSGDAAFVEVKSIGGLSHEVNAALSENICRLLNGTLGISMDRVYLNFTEVPASQWGWNSSLFG
- a CDS encoding AAA family ATPase, coding for MKKPVVVYIAGERQHAGKTVSSLGIISALCKVVAPKDIGYFKPVGQEMVTLPSGERIDKDVRIVQEFTELDMPNLGLLSPVRVGDGVTRDYLACDHPGKRTEAYEKAIVQTMEHLSNKRLIIAEGTGHPGVGAVVGLSNARVSNLLHAKILYLVGGGIGKPLDELEVDLSYFSHKKSRVAGILFNKVLPNKTDMMKSVLSEPAINRIFPEWDPSLKIFGYMPQVQYLNNPSMQLVSGSFKTCQRMNEQNIERWQKPCRQVNVVSQGSESFIAKEHLKARDIAVLGAGSHCRLQRIIDFDRALEGDNLGGIILNCANDNMPDEKALAMVRESGIPTLIVPDDAGAVDQTCYKCFVNTKLQLYDRQKHEAIEQLFAEHFDAERFVRTIGL
- a CDS encoding UDP-N-acetylmuramate--L-alanine ligase, encoding MRIHVIGIGGCGMNGVAQLAAHAGYRVSGSDRATGLDIFQTLEKQGIDIVPQDGSGILKDTDFVVYSTAIEQGNPDLEKAQSLGIPLLHRSEMLAKLCKGNEVIAIAGTAGKSTVTGLLGHIFQCMEKDPTVYCGAAINNFGSSVRFGSKGGPWIIEVDESDKSFLHFYPAHAIITNIAEDHFELPELRKLFTQFEEQVAGTLIKQPERFECPSPLIGRHNIENVNNALTLCKALGLDMQKCIEAIASFKGIERRLERHGDYVIDDFAHSPIKIEAALEAVSEVWPSFNAVWRPHGFTPLFQGLNGFTAAFATEKAQRAFILPVYYAGGTVNKKITSEQFVEKLQAAGVPAEFVPDFQCLEKRLLEDGRPVLLMGARDPELPRVARQLAKKL